A part of Sinorhizobium chiapasense genomic DNA contains:
- a CDS encoding EAL domain-containing protein gives MMHSVENRFVAIIGGAMFVFVAPLLALFLTISSERVARERLQNVELLMEASGEALGKPIWDFDQQGIDRIARSLMNAPDIRAVTIRDASGNILAQLPRGGIGGTTPNRSLKTTIAFDSVEGVKEVGTLEVVVPTPGILSRFSKDEWTVLAILLFAVAIVFAAALVGNRFTVIRPLMRLTAAIEATRRLGSRHRVDWTSDDEMGTLAANFNEMQDRLEREETELKIAHDRATETYNLTPAMLFSLDAGNRLSAVSDYWLLATGYAREEVIGRTFTDFIDPLWHEAYRLRAKTTAVDNDDISEVTLPFRKADGEFMTVLILESEMAHGGDLSLSVMTDVTALKQAESRNHAQAITDHLTGLLNRQGFESALDDAIRNADECGMQLACLFIDLDRFKWINDNFGHAAGDAVLRQTVELIRTTLGADDVMSRLGGDEFAILVAATDVAALAYEIAERICAALREPMPIAGNELSVSASVGVSVYPTHASSASDLLLKADMAMYARKRDGKNGLRIFDASMLDTARERHEIEQCIETGLKEDWFEAWLQPIVSLGDGQIVGFEALMRLDHPEKGLMPPGKIIGIAEETGTIGRIGDRVLDKAIRHLAAISELDGTQNTYLAVNFSPLQFELTLPHKLAALLLKHHISPQRIVIEITEAVLMLDNPEVHAVLKQLNEFGCRIALDDFGTGYSSLSYLNRFPVDIVKVDQSFTRSLSSGTADVRRKSRMLIKGIRTISHQMGCTVVAEGIETKEQWQLLRKLGVDNGQGYLFSRPMPIDGMLALLENESEAKAANPA, from the coding sequence ATGATGCACTCGGTGGAAAACCGGTTTGTTGCGATCATCGGCGGCGCGATGTTTGTATTCGTCGCCCCGTTGCTCGCGCTCTTCCTCACCATATCCAGCGAACGCGTCGCGCGCGAGCGCCTGCAGAATGTCGAGCTTTTGATGGAGGCCAGCGGCGAAGCGCTCGGCAAGCCGATCTGGGATTTCGACCAGCAAGGCATCGACCGGATCGCCCGCTCGCTGATGAACGCCCCCGATATTCGGGCCGTCACCATTCGCGATGCGAGTGGAAATATCCTTGCTCAATTGCCGCGGGGAGGCATTGGCGGCACCACTCCAAACCGCTCCTTAAAGACCACGATCGCCTTTGACAGTGTCGAGGGCGTCAAAGAGGTCGGTACGCTCGAGGTCGTCGTCCCGACGCCCGGCATCCTTTCTCGCTTCAGCAAGGACGAATGGACCGTCCTCGCCATTCTTCTATTTGCCGTCGCGATCGTCTTTGCGGCGGCCCTCGTCGGCAATCGTTTCACCGTGATCCGCCCGCTGATGCGACTGACCGCCGCAATCGAGGCGACACGGCGGCTGGGATCCCGCCACCGGGTCGACTGGACTTCGGACGACGAGATGGGCACGCTCGCGGCGAACTTCAACGAGATGCAGGATCGCCTGGAACGCGAGGAAACCGAACTCAAGATCGCTCACGACCGCGCGACCGAAACCTATAATCTCACGCCGGCCATGCTCTTCTCGCTCGACGCTGGAAACAGGCTGAGCGCCGTCAGCGATTACTGGTTGCTTGCGACGGGCTATGCTCGCGAAGAGGTCATCGGCCGCACCTTCACCGATTTCATCGATCCGTTGTGGCACGAAGCCTATCGCCTTCGCGCAAAGACGACCGCGGTCGACAATGACGATATCAGCGAAGTAACGCTGCCCTTCCGCAAGGCCGACGGCGAGTTCATGACCGTCCTGATCCTGGAGTCGGAAATGGCCCATGGCGGCGATCTTTCGCTATCGGTCATGACCGATGTCACGGCGCTCAAACAGGCGGAGAGCCGCAACCATGCCCAGGCGATCACCGATCACCTGACCGGGCTGCTCAATCGCCAGGGCTTCGAAAGCGCGCTCGACGACGCGATCCGCAACGCTGACGAGTGCGGCATGCAGCTGGCCTGCCTGTTCATCGACCTCGACCGCTTCAAATGGATCAACGACAATTTCGGCCACGCCGCCGGCGACGCCGTTTTGCGCCAGACCGTCGAACTGATCCGCACGACGCTTGGCGCAGATGACGTGATGTCGAGGCTCGGCGGCGACGAATTCGCCATTCTCGTTGCGGCAACGGACGTCGCCGCGCTCGCCTACGAGATCGCCGAGCGCATCTGCGCGGCGCTGCGCGAACCGATGCCGATTGCCGGCAACGAGCTGTCGGTCAGCGCAAGTGTCGGCGTTTCGGTCTACCCGACGCATGCGTCAAGCGCCTCAGACCTTCTCTTGAAGGCCGACATGGCGATGTATGCGCGTAAGCGCGACGGCAAGAACGGCTTGCGGATTTTCGACGCGAGCATGCTCGACACCGCACGCGAGCGCCACGAGATCGAGCAATGCATCGAAACCGGCCTGAAAGAGGATTGGTTCGAGGCCTGGCTGCAGCCGATCGTCAGCCTTGGCGACGGCCAGATCGTCGGTTTCGAGGCGCTGATGCGCCTCGATCATCCGGAAAAGGGGCTGATGCCGCCCGGCAAGATCATCGGCATTGCCGAGGAGACAGGCACGATCGGCCGCATCGGCGACCGCGTGCTCGACAAGGCGATCCGCCACCTCGCCGCGATCTCCGAACTGGATGGAACGCAGAACACCTATCTGGCGGTCAACTTCTCGCCTCTGCAGTTCGAGCTGACCTTACCCCACAAGCTGGCTGCGCTGCTGCTCAAGCACCACATTTCGCCGCAGAGGATCGTCATCGAGATCACCGAGGCGGTGCTGATGCTGGACAATCCCGAGGTTCACGCAGTCCTAAAACAACTCAACGAGTTCGGCTGCCGCATCGCGCTTGATGATTTCGGCACCGGTTACTCGTCCTTGAGCTATCTCAATCGCTTCCCCGTCGATATCGTCAAGGTCGACCAGTCCTTCACCCGGTCGCTGAGTTCCGGCACCGCCGACGTCAGGCGCAAGAGCCGCATGCTTATTAAGGGCATTCGCACCATTTCGCATCAGATGGGATGTACGGTCGTCGCCGAAGGCATCGAGACGAAGGAGCAGTGGCAGCTTCTGCGCAAGCTCGGCGTGGATAATGGCCAGGGTTATCTCTTCAGCCGGCCCATGCCGATCGACGGCATGTTGGCCCTCCTGGAGAACGAATCCGAAGCCAAGGCGGCCAATCCGGCATAG